One window of the Pelmatolapia mariae isolate MD_Pm_ZW linkage group LG15, Pm_UMD_F_2, whole genome shotgun sequence genome contains the following:
- the ak9 gene encoding adenylate kinase 9, with protein sequence MATLVDNLIEDEAERERLLAKPTCFIIVGRPGVGKSTLAKKIAESWRCVLIDDTNLLNTHIKNETKEGLELLDILSEGRSVPEDVVLKLILARLNSPDVEHYGYVLSCLPFMSEEHLKINEQIELIKNLKLTPDFIINIKCPDKDLVQRLSGLKQDPETGQFYNRDQWQREEVYNKEKKSKEQDAEDAEDVEEQELSKDTNGKMVWTPEYLAKNAFVRINMYKDNMLRPLEDYIANHNPLYLLELDGNNSTEEWHLSVMSRLETLAINRVPVPVLLHQTEDEEMPEDVSTEDLLRIMSSYRIMVPGFRWRRSRWGRTCPVALKEGKVIPGKPEFSVGFQDKLYILSSAEAHHKFVTNPRPYLLPPMPRLPCKVSIIGPSLAGKTTLCKLLAQHYDAAVIDMEEMLQPVLVRAKEERINKIKEETTQAAIDKIKMKMKADGQNSDETSSIEENHPLVQAMVLSAVQQAKQSSTTYFGLYAEILEKRIKEIEEVEGKTGWVLDNFPKNLSQMDALQQAGLLPEVFFCLTDSDGHQVLRRLYEMNKESVKNTVKKKLEDEQSQAIELSSQKEQESEDQSSMKTVMGETHEAPKELNTTSPANPNTVQKEAAVVAHDDSELGYADGPEMNEYKLQLRQFVGEWEKMQSGLTVTHCTLEIGRKSPENLLQEMIQQMDKPFQYVSWELSEEDMEKDAEDIDALAQLERAEEGSDDDYSPGEGDEGDTTTNRFLGDTQHFCPVVLKDHNVLRPCTDEIAAKYREKTYYFSSLEARESFLQNSDQFVAHTEPLKPPALRIFLLGSGGSGKTTNGKWLAQQLGLFHIQFREQLQMLIMAKTKMRIPDADELVLLQDGSEDLDAKIMEARAEDEKESEDPYDSMNETEQEELTEDEVAIKAYLSDGDPLNPKILDMTIAPYWKHEPYKSTGFILEGFPIDPNEVQYMFEQKFFPDVVVMMEVDVEDVQSRLLPQYLEIWRERQNKREAQLKLLHDLRKINREEDISKRKAELMAEQDLKATKKELSFQDGTKDDEEHETADIEEMIEALLEEEFPAEEDEEDIENEETEELATNRLEIGIKERFVTQETNLSSVMELLGEHNIPRMVINTSRKLHIVQCQLLKKVKPLLTNRESLFQKCHPIPYSLACKLLLSSFKFFSAFGFLDPIKLYKERDLIQPLKWPFNTTYPLLFHQYIYFFASKENCNTFMLNPLKYLRQPKPTPSLPIKIAVTGPPKSGKTTMAQIFSQKYGLARLSIGSVMRMVLDTQGNTDLAIQMKEYLLQGLVVPDELAIQCLEVALMNSVCSTQGYVLDGFPMTLKQAELMGSQSIIPMIVAELELDIVEVLKRGLADKMKPNKPHLMHDSSEILHIRNSCYKKEVVHVRHHFQQQYQNCLLLNGLKSKWWIWDRMIKEVSTSMKYIQTYLDRIQRGQAACINKLCITPKEFDCRLGEFGQYCPVCMALHYHLVDISETAALTHAAEYRGHYFKMCDENHLEMFLSTPDQFVTPGCPHTLPKPHLLPRKLTEIQVKNRFPQQVEMKGFCPVTYLDGKQRYEALVRGKMEYAVEYREQIYIFETEEKRDKFMRTPETYWAQKMPIKVPPLSEPVHLTSLPTLGYLEQGVAEAVIKAMTAAGCLKPKHPYLSLKRSALSYVALYLKAFNHKSTDSIRQMYKKKLASFEENCMLIPYLSTVMKGNYRPPSERLIDFEFKLNRFLALSDLPGANGVQLD encoded by the exons ATGGCTACTTTAGTAGACAACTTAATTGAAGATGAAGCCGAAAGAGAGAGACTTCTTGCTAAGCCCACCTGCTTTATCATCGTTGGAAGACCG GGTGTTGGCAAATCCACCTTGGCCAAAAAAATTGCAGAGTCCTGGAGGTGTGTCCTTATTGATG ATACCAATCTTctcaacacacacataaaaaatgaaacaaaagagGGCCTGGAG CTTTTGGACATCTTATCTGAGGGAAGAAGTGTACCAGAGGATGTGGTGCTGAAGCTGATTCTTGCCAGGCTTAACTCGCCAGATGTGGAGCACTATG GTTATGTACTGAGCTGCCTGCCGTTCATGTCAGAAGAGCATCTGAAGATTAATGAGCAGATTGAACTGATCAAAAACCTCAAGCTAACGCCTGATTTTATCATTAACATCAAG TGTCCAGACAAGGACCTTGTCCAGAGGCTATCTGGTCTGAAGCAGGACCCAGAGACAGGGCAGTTTTACAACAGGGATCAGTGGCAGCGCGAAGAGGTGTACAacaaggagaagaagagcaagGAACAGGATGCAGAGGATGCGGAGGATGTGGAGGAGCAG GAACTCTCAAAGGATACCAATGGCAAAATGGTGTGGACACCAGAGTATTTGgctaaaaatgcttttgttcGAATTAACATGTACAAGGATAACATGCTTAGACCACTGGAG GACTATATTGCAAACCACAACCCTCTCTACCTTTTGGAGTTGgatggaaataattcaacagaaGAGTGGCACTtg TCTGTTATGTCGCGTCTCGAAACTTTGGCTATAAATCGCGTCCCCGTTCCAGTCCTCCTCCACCAGACTGAGGATGAGGAAATGCCAGAAGACGTTAGCACG GAGGACCTACTGAGAATTATGTCCTCTTACAGGATTATGGTCCCTGGCTTTAGGTGGAGAAGGAGCCGCTGGGGCAGAACTTGCCCTGTTGCTTTGAAAGAGGGCAAGGTCATTCCTGGCAAGCCAGAATTTAGTGTGGG ATTCCAGGACAAACTGTACATCCTTTCGTCAGCAGAGGCACACCATAAATTTGTCACAAACCCTCGCCCTTACCTGTTACCTCCAATGCCCAGGTTACCCTGCAAAGTTTCAATCATTGGGCCTTCCCTTGCAGGAAAGACCACCTTATGTAAACTTCTAGCTCAGCACTATGACGCAGCGGTAATTGACATGGAGGAAATGTTGCAGCCAGTTTTGGTCAGGGCTAAAGAGGAGAGgattaataaaattaaagagGAGACAACACAGGCTGCTATAGACAAAATCAAAATGAAGATGAAGGCAGATGGACAAAATTCAG ATGAAACCAGCTCTATAGAAG AGAATCATCCACTGGTGCAAGCCATGGTACTCAGTGCTGTGCAGCAAGCAAAGCAATCAAGTACTACTTATTTTGGCTTGTATGCTGAGATACTAGAGAAGCGTATAAAAGAG ATTGAAGAGGTGGAGGGCAAGACTGGGTGGGTGCTTGACAACTTTCCCAAGAACCTTTCCCAGATGGATGCCTTACAGCAAGCTGGACTCCTGCCAGAGGTCTTCTTCTGTCTCACAGACAGCGATGGACACCAGG TTTTGAGGAGACTTTATGAGATGAATAAAGAAAGTGTAAAGAACACTGTAAAGAAGAAGTTAGAGGATGAACAGTCTCAGGCGATAGAGCTCTC AAGCCAAAAGGAGCAAGAATCAGAGGACCAATCAAGTATGAAGACAGTTATGGGAGAAACTCATG aagCTCCTAAGGAATTGAACACCACCAGCCCTGCAAATCCTAACACAGTACAAAAAGAAG CAGCAGTGGTAGCACATGATGATTCAGAGTTGGGCTATGCAGATGGCCCCGAGATGAACGAGTATAAACTGCAGTTACGACAGTTTGTGGGTGAATGGGAGAAAATGCAGTCTGGTTTAACGGTAACCCACTGTACCCTGGAGATTGGCAGGAAAAGCCCAGAGAACCTGCTTCAAGAGATGATCCAGCAGATGGACA AACCCTTTCAGTATGTGTCCTGGGAGTTATCTGAGGAGGACATGGAAAAAGACGCAGAAGATATAGATGCCTTAGCTCAGCtggagagagcagaggaagGCAGTGATGATGATTATTCCCCAGGGGAAGGAGATGAA GGAGACACCACGACCAACAGATTCTTAGGTGACACCCAGCATTTCTGCCCTGTTGTCTTAAAAGACCATAATGTCCTGCGGCCCTGTACTGATGAAATTGCAGCTAAGTATCGTGAGAAGACCTACTACTTCTCCAGCTTAGAAGCCAGGGAATCATTTCTTCAAAATTCTGATCAATTTGTTGCACACACTGAACCTCTCAAG CCTCCTGCTCTGCGGATCTTTTTGCTCGGCAGCGGAGGCTCAGGCAAGACGACTAATGGGAAGTGGCTTGCACAGCAGCTTGGGCTCTTCCATATCCAGTTCAGAGAGCAGCTCCAAATGCTCATAATGGCCAAGACCAAGATGCGCATACCTGATGCTGATGAGTTAGTGCTCTTACAAGATGGTTCTGAAGACTTGGATGCCAAAATAATGGAAGCCAGGGCGGAGGACGAGAAGGAGTCAGAGGATCCCTATGATAGCATGAATGAGACGGAG CaagaagaactgactgaggATGAAGTGGCCATCAAAGCCTACCTATCTGATGGAGATCCTCTGAATCCAAAGATTCTGGACATGACTATTGCACCATACTGGAAACATGAACCATACAA GTCTACAGGTTTTATTTTGGAGGGCTTTCCTATTGATCCGAATGAGGTGCAGTACATGTTTGAGCAAAAGTTTTTCCCTGACGTTGTGGTAATGATGGAAGTGGATGTTGAGGATGTTCAGAGTCGTCTGTTGCCACAGTACCTGGAGATTTGGCGTGAGCGTCAAAACAAACGTGAAGCACAGCTGAAACTCCTTCATGACCTGCGTAAAATAAACCGG GAGGAGGATATTTCTAAGAGAAAAGCTGAACTCATGGCAGAGCAAGATTTAAAGGCAACTAAAAAAGAG CTCAGTTTTCAAGATGGCACAAAAGATGATGAAGAGCATGAAACTGCAGACATAGAGGAGATGATAGAGGCCCTGCTGGAGGAGGAATTTCCTGCagaagaggatgaggaagaCATCGAGAATGAGGAGACTGAGGAACTAGCTACTAACAGGCTGGAGATAGGAATAAAAGAGCGTTTTGTGACACAAGAGACCAACCTTAGTTCTGTGATG GAACTCCTAGGTGAACACAATATACCCAGAATGGTCATCAATACGTCTCGCAAACTCCACATTGTTCAGTGTCAGCTGCTCAAGAAAGTCAAACCTTTGTTGACCAACAGGGAGTCACTCTTCCAAAAATGCCACCCCATCCCTTACAGCCTGGCATGCAAACTGCTGCTCTCCTCTTTTAAGTTCTTCAGTGCCTTTGGCTTCCTGGACCCCATCAAG CTATACAAAGAAAGAGACTTGATCCAGCCTCTGAAGTGGCCTTTCAACACGACATACCCCCTGCTGTTCCATCAGTATATCTACTTCTTTGCATCTAAGGAGAACTGTAACACATTTATGCTCAACCCCTTAAAGTACCTACGGCAGCCCAAGCCCACCCCGTCACTTCCTATTAAAATAGCAGTCACTGGACCTCCAAAATCTGGAAAGACCACCA TGGCGCAAATTTTTTCTCAGAAATATGGCTTGGCTCGGCTGTCCATTGGTAGCGTTATGCGTATGGTGCTTGACACTCAGGGGAACACTGATCTGGCTATTCAGATGAAAGAGTATCTCTTACAGGGCCTTGTTGTGCCTGATGAACTGGCCATTCAGTGTCTGGAGGTGGCATTGATGAACTCAGTCTGTAGCACGCAAGG ATATGTGCTTGATGGGTTTCCAATGACCCTTAAGCAGGCAGAATTGATGGGGTCTCAGAGCATCATCCCCATGATAGTAGCTGAGCTAGAGCTGGACATAGTGGAGGTGCTGAAGAGAGGTCTTGCAGACAAGATGAAGCCCAACAA GCCTCACTTGATGCACGATAGCTCTGAGATCCTACACATTCGTAATTCCTGCTACAAGAAGGAGGTGGTGCATGTGAGGCATCACTTCCAACAACAATATCAAAACTGCTTGCTTCTCAATGGCCTCAAGAGCAAATGGTGGATCTGGGACAGAATGATAAAAGAGGTCAGCACCAGCATGAAATATATTCAAACATACCTGGACAGGATACAGAGGG GGCAAGCAGCCTGCATCAACAAGCTGTGCATCACACCCAAGGAGTTTGACTGCCGACTTGGAGAGTTTGGCCAGTACTGCCCTGTCTGCATGGCCCTACATTACCACCTGGTGGACATCTCAGAAACTGCAGCATTGACTCATGCGGCTGAGTACAGGGGACATTATTTCAAGATGTGTGATGAAAACCATTTAGAG ATGTTCCTGTCTACTCCTGATCAATTTGTCACACCTGGCTGCCCGCACACCCTCCCAAAACCCCACCTCCTGCCAAGGAAGCTGACTGAGATACAGGTGAAGAACAGGTTTCCACAGCAAGTTGAGATGAAGGGCTTCTGTCCTGTTACTTACCTGGATGGAAAGCAGAG GTACGAAGCTCTGGTTCGAGGAAAGATGGAATATGCTGTGGAATACAGAGAACAAATCTATATTTTTGAGACCGAGGAGAAACGGGACAAGTTCAtgag gaCTCCTGAAACCTACTGGGCCCAAAAGATGCCCATTAAAGTTCCTCCCCTTTCTGAGCCTGTACACCTCACCTCCCTTCCAACGCTGGGCTACCTGGAGCAG GGTGTGGCAGAAGCAGTGATCAAGGCAATGACAGCTGCCGGGTGTCTCAAACCAAAGCATCCTTATCTCAGTTTAAAGAGATCAGCTCTCAGTTATGTGGCCTTGTATTTGAAAG CTTTCAACCACAAGAGTACAGACTCCATTCGCCAGATGTACAAAAAGAAGCTGGCCTCATTTGAAGAGAACTGCATGCTCATCCCCTACCTGAGCACTGTAATGAAGGGGAACTACAGGCCTCCCAGTGAACGCCTGATTGACTTTGAGTTCAAGCTGAACAGGTTTTTGGCCTTAAGCGACCTGCCCGGAGCTAATGGCGTACAGCTTGATTAG